AAAATCTGGTATCCCGCAGTAATTCTTGTCGGCGCAATGTGTTTTTCAGGAATCCTGTATCTTGCAGCACCCCAGATCTATAACCTTCTCGTCTCATCCCTTTTCGCCTTTTTCGGCCAGCAACCGGTAACCGAAACCGTGCTGGAAGCACGGGGGTGGTCACTCGATCATGCGTGGATGTCGTTTAACTACGGGCTCATCCTGTTTGCCGGGGGAATATTGGTCATGCTCTATAACAACGGAAAAGATGAGCACCCGCACCAGGTATTTGCACTGGTCTGGTCGCTTGTCATGTTCCTCTCAACATGGCAGCATGTTCGGTACGAATATTACCTTGCAATAAATATCGCCCTCATGGCAGCGGTCTGCACGAGTTTTGTTTTCAGCAGGTATTGGTCAGAAATTTATTCGAGGATAACACGAAGCCGGAAGAACATTCACCCATCAGAAATAAAAGAACAACCAAAAGAGAAATCTCCAAAAGGAAAGCACCAGAAGAAAGATCCGGGGAAACCCGAAAAGATTCCTGCCTTCACATATCTTATTATTATCATTGCTATTCTTACCGCAGGAACAGGAATTCTCTTCGCATATTCTTCCGCATCCTACAGCTACACAAATGTGGTGAACAATGGCTACAACATGAATCCGGACTGGCGGGAATCACTGGAATGGCTGGGGAATAATTCCCCGGAAACCGGTCTGGATTATTTGACCATTTACGATCCCAAGACGTTCCATTACCCGGAAAAGGCATATGGCGTTATGTCCTGGTGGGACTACGGGCATATGATTACCTACATTTCAAAACGGATTCCCAATGCCAACCCGTTCCAGCAGGGTGTAGCGGGAGATACCGGGGCTGCTGCATATTTCGTTTCAATCTCAGAAGAAAATGCCAATGAGATGCTGGACAAACTTGGTACGCGGTACGTAATCACGGATATCGAAATGGATATGGGAAAATTCCCCGCTATGGCAACATGGTATAACCCGTCGCTTGCTGCGGATCCTTACATGAAAACCATGTTTATCCCCGATCAGAATGATCCTAACAGGTTAGAACCACGACTTTTGAATACGCTGCAGTATTATCTGACTATGGTTTCACGGCTTCACAACTTTGATGGTTCGATGACTCCGGCGACTGGGGTATATTATATCGAATATGCCGATCCGAGCATCACCAATGTATCGTTGCCGGTCATCATCAATGGAGTGTTGACGAATGCATCTGATGCTTCACAGCGTGTCGAACAATATAATCTGAAAGCACCGGACGGTTACCATGCAATCGCTCTTAGTTCATCACTGATTGATCCGGTAGGAAATGTCCCGGCACTACGTCACTACCGGCTGATCCATGAGTCCCCGACTAATGTGTTCAATGCAAAGACACCGGATATAAAATACGTGAAAATTTTTGAATATGTTAAAGGGGCACACATCAAGGGGACCGGTATCATTGAACTGGACCTTATCTCCAATACCGGGCGGAATTTCACATACCGACAGGAGAGCGTTAATGGGGAATTTATCGTGCCCTTCTCTACGACCGGCAATCCCTATGGTGTGAAAGCGACGGGCAAATACCGGATCACTGGTTCCAGTCAGGAATTCGATGTACCGGAATCGGCGGTTATGTTGGGAAGCAGTATCTGATAAAGGAAAAGATGATCCCTTTTTTTGATATTGGATCTTCCGGAATATCCATTTTTAATACAATTCGCTCTTGATTTTACCGTTTCTTGGTTTTTTAAGTTCCAGATAACCCTCCTTCATTTACCCGTCGTATGAGACTCATGGAATAATTGGTCTGGACCCTGATGGCAAATAAGCCCTATACAGGTTCCTTTTCCTTTGTCGGTATCCCTTTCAATCCCGGAAACCCCCAACAATTCCCTTTTTTCAGTTCGTTCGGAAAATAAGCCTTTAAATCACACGGTTTGCAAAAATGCGGCTGGAATACTCCCCCCTCCCAAAACCCATCAAATGCGTTTAAATCGAGGTGATTTTCCCCACGTAGTTACTCCATCCGGACACCCAAAACCCTGCCGGATTGCGAATATGGGGATCTTTTTTTCCGAGGGTAAAATTTCATTCACTTGTACATTTATTCCCCAACAAAAAAACTGGCAAAAACGGGTTCCCGCACTTCGCCAAGATCCCATGGACCCCGATAAGAACCCGTTCACTTGACCTGGATGTAACCTTCAGGAGGGATTATGCTCTGCCCTGAAAATGCAGGCGTATGTTTTTCCGAAACGATCCCGTTATTCGGATCCTGCAGGGATTTATCGGGGAATATTAACAGAAGATACCAGGTAAATCCCCGTCACCCTGGAGGGATAAATGCCGGTTTTTCTGGCGTGTCTGCAAGATATTTCTCCAGGTATGTCCTCGCGTCCGGATCAATGAGATACCTTGCTGTTTTCCCGCTCCGGGCAACTTTCAGCATCCCGGCATCGCACAACCGGTTTGTGTGCCACGTCACCGCAGCGCCGGATATCCCCAGTATCTTTTCCAGATCGCCCCGGGTGGATTCAGGATTGTCCATGAGGTGGACAAATATCGCACGCTCCTTGTCGTTCCGCAGGAATTTTAAGACTTTCTGCTCGGTCTCGGAAAATCTCCCGGAATTTTCAAAATACCGTATATCGCCTTCCATGGCAAGCGTCGATATCTTACCGGTCACCCGCATGAGCGCAAGATGATACCGGAGGGATCCCCGGTTCAGTCCGGTTTCGCGGGATAATTCATTGAAATAAATGCCCGGATTAGCCTGGATTTTCTCAAAAATAAGGGAGCGTGCCGGACTCCCGAGCACATTGCCTGCGGTAATTTTGCGATAGCCAAGGAACGTGAGGCTCTGTATGAAGAAAAACAGTTCAAACGGGACGAGCAGGATCGGCGAGATCGATTGTATCACCGTGACCAACATCAGGCGGGGCGGGAGTTCCCAGAACGTGATACGGACCGCATCTGCCCCGGACTGCCCCACTGAATCTGCATCGGTTGCCGGCACGACCACGTACCCGTGATTCGCTACTTGCGGCGTGGATATGACCGTCACTACGAGAGTCAGACAGATAATGGTGATGATGATCGCGAGATAATCCTCGTTCATTGGGAAATAGGTGTAAATTCTTTGGTCTTATAGTGTTATGATCTGGTTTTTGGGCCCGGAAACGCTCATGAACAGGAATTCATTTCGAACAATAATACTCTGGATACTGCGAGGCTCCCCGCCTCAGGGCATCTCCGAGGCACGGCAGGGCAGGGCAATAAGGTTTTAGTTTTTTTGATTCGCTCCGTGAGCAACCATCAGGTGCAGCAGTTTTTATCGCTACCGGGGTATGGGGATACTCCTTGGGAGATGCTTTGCCTTCGTGAGAGAAACGGTGTTACTTCTTGATAATCATTTGAGGGTTAAAAAAAATTGGCACCATCATCAGCCAGGATTTTTACAGGAAAATCCATCACAGAATATTTCACGGGAATCATTTCACCATTTTTATTACCCGGTGCGTTCGACAATACGTAAATGAACCGGAACTGGCCCTGCCCGACGATATGCTTACTGCTCTGCGTCACGCTTGTCATCAGTGCCGGGTGCATAGCCGATCCCAACCCGCGAATGTTTTCAACCAACGTGGATTACAAATTCCAGGTCGTTTCCACCGGGCCTTTGACCAATGTCACGCTGTATGTGCCGCTGCCGGTGAAAAACGGAACACCGGTAGCCGGGACGTTTGTGCTGACAAAACAATACTTTTCGCAGGAAAATATTTCCCTTGATTTTGTCCGGTTCCCGCCGGGAATGGATCCCAACTGGACCAGTCCGGTACCGGGTGAAACGCCCTTGTTTCTCAAGATCCATGCCGACAGGTTCTACCCGAACAAGACCAATAATATCGAGTATTCGTTCTTTTATGAAAACAAGACCGCGTTAGACTCTCCGCTCGCATTTCCCGATACAATCTACCCGTTTGACAACCAGTCCGTTTTCCTGCAGAAAATAAATTTCTCGCAAGCATTGCCGGAAGTAACCGCGTCAAAAAATCCGGATCTCATCGTGTACAGGGATGTTGATGTCAACCAGAAGGTGATGCTCTATGCCGATTATTCTGCATCGCCGTCAACATGGGTGAATATCTATTCCCAGGTGCTTGTCCTGAACAAGTGGGATGAACACGGGGATACCCGGGATAATTTTTACGCTGACAGTTATACCTGGTTCCATACCGGGGACTCGCAGGGTTGGCAGGTGGCAAAAGGCCTGTTTATCAGGGCATCGGGGGATTACCCGAACCTTACCAGCCCGGCCTGGCAGATGGTATTGGACCGGGATGCCGGCAAAAACCGGTAACGCCGACATAATGTTCCCGACCGGTAAAGGGAATGGCTAGAAATTGTATATACCATGAGATGTAAAAATTGAATTAATTAAGGATTTTGATTTAATATGAAACATAATACCGGCAAAGGAATTTTTGCAATCATGGTGCTTTTTTTCATCATCACTACCTGTTCTGCTGTTGAAAGTCCCGTTAGTATCGGGAGTGCCCCGGTGGGAATGATGGTTTCGGCAGCCGGAAGTGAGGCGATTGCCATACCATTTCCCGAACCAACACCTTCCGGCGAGAGTTCGGCCAGTTACACGAAATTAGAATTGACGCCCTCGTACATGAACTTCGTAGTCGAACCGGGCGAGAAAAAAGAGATGACCGTAACGGTCCGTAACCGGGACACCAAAAGCGTTCATGTCCAGCCCATAGTCCGGCAGCAACCCTATGGCGGACCCTATGTTGCCGAGAATTCCTGGTTTGTGATAACTCCCGCCAGTGCCGATATCCCTGCCGGTGAGAGCGCGAAATTCTCCATGACAACTACCGTGCCGGAGGATACCGTGCGGGGATCATATTCTTCGATGCTCACCTTAACCGACGAGACATATCCCACCCCTTACCCCCAGCCGTTTCCCAATTATATCCATACGCTCGGGCTCAGTGTCAGTGTTGCATCTTCTCCGGTCATCCTCATCTCCACTCCCTTTATCAGCGACCAGCTGGAATCCGGCGGGGAGTACAGCTATACCATTGATGTCAAAAATAAAGGAAAAACGCCCCTAGCCCTGAATGCCCGGATTGGCGACGAAAGCTACCCGTCCTATGGGTCATACGGGCCGCAGGCACCCCCGCTGGATGCAAAATCGTTCACCGTAAGCGGACCGTTTAACCTTCCGCCGGGCCAGAACGGGACGATCACGCTAAAGGTGAATGTGCCGCAGAACGCCAGCGGGTACTTCAACGGGAACCTGGACCTCGGTATCGATGATCCTGCGATACGGATGGAGGAGAACCGGATCCAGCTCAATTTCCAGATCTGGAAACAACCTGAGGGAGGTTTTTCCAAAAAGTTCATGGTAACAACGCAGGAGCCCTTATCGCTCGAACTCAGTTCGTCGATGTACATGATGATGCCCATGACAGAGACGGGGACTCCCCGGGACATACCCCGCAGGGAGCCCTCGTTTGATGCCACGCTCACCGGGCCGGACGGAAATGCCAACCTGGTTCTCGTGGAGAAAGTGATCAAGGGTTCGGTGAACCTGGGTAATGACCCGATGCAGACTAACGGTGACCGGCCGGGTCAGTACCAGGAGAGCGGGACCCAGTATATCTTCACGTATTCCGCACAGGGAAGACCGGGCGAGTGGACGCTTGCCGTGATGCCGAGAAATACGCAGTCCTTTGAGTATAAGATCTCGCAGGGCGGGGATAATCCGTCACCGGGTTTCCCGTGGTTCACCCTGCCCAGCGGGCAGACGGGCAACACCACCCGCAAATAATCCTGTTTACGGAAATGTAATCTGACGCGTCCTGCCCGCCCGGGTTGGGTTCCTGCGGCAGAAGTGCCCGGGAAAATCCCGTCGGCCAAGGCACTGAAATACCAGAGAACAAAAAACACAAGGGACGCTCTACCGTTATGAATGCACACGAGTTGATGAAGATAGGCGGCGGGCTTGTCATCGCAGTCTTCCTTGCCGGGTGTCTTATCCTTGTTTTTTGTGTGCTCGGGATTACGGGCTACCAGTTGCCTCTTCCTGTTTCCGGAAATGCAGGTCCATCCCCCGCTCCTTTGGTATACGACACAGTGATGACTCTTGAAGTCCCGCTGCCTGCATCTCCAAAAACCGTTCCCTACTACCGCGTGACATCTGTACAGAAATTTTCTTCCGGCACCGGAACTGCTCTTTTGGTAAGAGAAAATATCCCATCGATTGCTGAAGCACCCGTACTGGCAGAAAAAGCCCTTGCAAAATACGGGGGACTTCCGGCCGATGCGGTCCTTGAACGAACTGAGCAGTCATTCATGAACAAATATAATCTTAGGACCGGGATGGTCGAGGAGCAGTCCCCGCAGAATACCCGGGTCATGTACCGCCAGTATGTCAACGATTCTCCGGTTATGGGTTCCGGGATAACGGTTTCGCTCGGAGAAGGCGGGGAACTTCTGGATATCTCCAAAGACTGGAGCACGCTTGAGTATGCCGGGGATGGTCCGATCATCTCTGCAGAAAGTGCATGGGAAAAACTACAGCGGCAGGAACTGCTCATCCCCGTCCAGTGCAGTATTCTCGGGTATAACATCACCCGGGTGCAGTTCGGGTACCATGTCGAGACCCACCTTCCCGATGCTTCGGCCCAACCAACGCCGCCAAACGTATGTACCCCGGTCTGGATCTTTTACGGGAAAAAACCGGGAACTGACAGCGAGCCATTCCCGCTGATGGTCAATGCAACGGGGGGATAAGCGACGAAATCCTGGTCTTGTATCATATTCATCGTGTTGCTGACAGGAATTATTGCAATTCCCGGAGTGAGTGCAGAGAATCAGACAATGGACACGTCGTACTACCTGACTCACGCAGATACTCTCGCCGGGCAGAAGGACATGTCACGTTACAGCAACATACTAAAACCAGAACCCATCCACACGATGAATGCAACCACGGCCCGTCTTTACCCGAACGTGACCTGGTGCGGGAGCAATGGATGCATGGTAAACAGGCCGTGTTCCTTCCCGTTTACCCGGTGCGAATCCCCGCTCACACTCATGGTCATGTATAACGTGAACGCAACCAACCCCGGCCAGCCCGGGCCGGTGATCGGGTACAGCCTGACGGGGTGGCCGCTTAAAAATCCGGTATATATTTTCGGGGCCGGAAAACTTGATCTCTTCGGGCCGTTTGGCGATTTGGCAGGGTGGTTTTCATGAACCCGTTTATCGATATTCCCCTGATAGGGCCCCTGTTTGGTTATTTTATTGTCTTCCTCATCCCGCCGCTCCTTGTCGGGGGATATGCCCTGCTCCTGTTTACCGCAATCAACCGGATCCCCCGGCGTTCGGTCAGGTTGCTTGTCGCCATTATTATCGCAGTCATCTTGTCACTGGCAAATTATTCCTATGAGAATTTCCTGCGGACTTTCCTGACTACCGGCCAGTTCATATCGCTTGGCTCGTCCTCATTTATTATTACCTCATTTCTTGGCCTGACTATCATGGCCCTGGGCGCAATTTTTGCCTGGCATCTCATGGCAGTTCACCTCCGGCCAAAATATCCGCGATTGTTATTTTTTGCCTGTTTTGTCATCTCATTCCTTTCCGCGTTCCTGATGGGGTTTGCAGCATTGTTTGGCCCGGCAGCAACCGGCACCATTACCTCCATGCTGGACATACAGACCACTGACATTATCTTCCAGATGTTCCGGTTTTTCGAGATGGTGCTGTTTGGCCTCATAGTACTGGGACTGTATGAATTCCTGCAGGAACTGGGCTTAAAACTGGCGCACCTGCAGCACAATTACCTGGCATATCTTGCTGTGCCAATCATCGTAATCTTCCTGTTCACCCCGTTTTGTATCGGGTGCTGTGCCCTGAGCCTCACCCTTCTTATGAGCGGGATTCGTTCAACAATGATTCGAAGAATTATCGTTATTGCAATTCCGGTCACCCTTGTTCTTACCGGGTTCTGGCTCACCGGCATGTCGGGTTATCATGGTCCGGAGTATGCGGGACTTATTGCCTTTGCCCTTCTTGCGTTTGCGGTCATTACGCCTCTGTTCCTTTTCGAGCGGACATTTGACCGGATCACGGTCAACGGTATATGGATCGTTGCCGGTGCAATCTTTACGGTCACCATTTCAGAATATTTTTACAATAGCTTACCTGCCACCAGCTTCCCACCGGAAGTTCCTTTCCTGTTATCCTTATACATAATCGCGATACTGGTTGCGTGCATCGGACAGAGCGTGATTCTCCGTGCAGTGGGTGCGTATGAGCAACAGACGTTTGGGACGGGGGAATAATTTATGAAGAAAAAATTTGTTTCTGTTATTATTGCCAGCAGCATCGTTGCCGGGCTGATCGTCTGCTTCCTGCTGGGCGCAGGATGCACAGATAGTGCGAGTGCTTCGGGTAAGCACTGGGAAAATCTATCAAATTCTTCTTCATTGTTCGTTAATAATGATCCCAATACCGTACCCGTTGGAACAGCGTATAACCAGACCCTCTTGACATTCTGGAGATTTACTCTCGATGGCCCCTATGCTGCCAACCCCAACTGGAACACCGCAAGCCTTGATCCTACACCGGTCATCCTTTATGATATCAATGGACAGCCGCAGTATTACGAATTTTATGTCCGGAACAATAGAGGCATCCCGGGATATTTCTGGACTGCCGCAAATAAACTGATGGGGCACGGGATTTTTCGGATATATGAAGGAGCACCCTCGTACAATCACTCTCTGATTGCACAGGATGCAGAAGCGATCGTTAAAGCCCGGTACCCGGATTACCCGCTTCTGTCAAATGTTCCCGCTCTTTACGGAGGTGGTTATCCGATGCTGTCAAGCAGGATCATGATCCGGAACACGAGTTCCGGAGTCAGCGAGAGGATCATTGTCGATGCATTTACGCATGAGATCGTTCCGGACCATGCATCTGAAGATTACAAGGGCCATGAATATGCCTGGTCGTACCTGGATTCCATCCCGGAGAGCGAATACCCGGCCCGGATTGCGCAGTGGGAGTTGCAGGAATCAAATGCCAGCAGGATCGTCGATTATGCAATGGCGCAGGGAATTGATATCCGACTCCCGCTGTCGGAGGAGAATGCGAGTATTATCCGGAATTATTATGCGGGGGAATCACCGGGTGAATCCGCTGATGGCTCCCCCGCACAGGAGACCGATGGTTCCCCGGAAAAAATTGACATCCGCCCCGTTACCGATGAGTTGATACGGGAAAATGTCGTGCCAGTTGAGACTGCCCGGACCCGGGCACAATCCGTACTCTGGGACCGGCAGGTTGACCGGCCGGAGATTTATGAAGACTTGTCCTATCGCGATGCCACGCTGGGCAGCCGGGATCCGGTTGCCATCGAGGATTTTGCCGGGCATAAACTCTCCTATGTGTTCAGTGTCGAACGCAGCGGGAGAGCTATCGGAGAAATTATTGTTGCCGCCAACAAGGGGCTGTTCTCCCACCCGTGGGGTCTTGACTCTTCTGCCGGGAGCTATGATCTCGTAAACGCAACGCGGGTCGCTCAGGAAACGGCTCTCCGTGATTTTCCCGGAGAGACCGTGCTCACGGTACGGCCGGTCTATTCCCTTGCCGACAATTGCTGCCACAATGTCACTGTAATGATGGAGGTGGAGAATCAGGAGACCCGCAGGATCAACCGGATTCTTGTCGATACGTATACCCTCAACACCCGGTCAGAAACGGTCACCAGAACCGGGGAAACTGATGCGTACCCCTCATTGTTTTCCAAAGTGACACCGGAGGATTTTGCAGAAAATGTCGAACGCTGGAATACGGAAAATAACAAAGACCGGGATTTTATCTCGTTTGCAAAATCGCAGGAAATTCCTGTGGACCGGCCATTGACCAATAAGGAAATTGTAGCACTCGGTACGTATATCGCCAACAATACACCCGTGTATGGGAACCCCCCGGCACTATTCAACCCCCTCTACCCGGGGCCTGAAGTTCGCCCGACTCTGAATAAGGAGGCACTGGTCTGGCGTGAGCAGGCAGACTGGTTCACGTATATTGATGTTGATGCGTCACTCAGCGACCGTGATATCATCCAGATCATCAGCAGCCACCGGATTCCCTGCCAATACACGGTTCAGATCTGGCCCGCTTCGATTGCAAGGGACTTTTACTTCAGTGTCGCGGAAGCGGATTACAACCGGACGTTTTTGATTCTTGCGGGCGATACATCCGTAACCATCCCTGAACGAGTAAATTCCCGGGGGGAATATATTGAGATCCCGAAGCGGGAAAACGGTATGATCACTATCCCGGTTCGTATCGGCGCTCCGAAAGAAGCGAATTTCCTTCACCTTACAAAACTGGGTGTACACCTGAAACCCATGAAAACCGTCTCCATTAATATCGATCCTGTCATGAACAAGACCGAACAGGAAAAAATTCTTGCTGAATTCAATGATGATGACCGGGTGCTGTTTGCCCGTAAGGAGTATCCCGGGTGAAAGATATGATGGATTCAATGATGCCGATACTATTTACCCGGGAAATTACCCTGCGTCTGAGAACAACAGTGGGGAAAATTCCCAGGAGATATTTTTGTAATGCAAAAAAACCGGATATGATATCATGAGTTCCCATCATTTTTTTCGGACGAGTGGCCTTCTGATCGTTTTGGTTCTCATTGCAACGGTGGCACTTGTTGCA
The sequence above is drawn from the Methanomicrobiales archaeon HGW-Methanomicrobiales-1 genome and encodes:
- a CDS encoding oligosaccharyl transferase, archaeosortase A system-associated — its product is MVNLDFKNPRNYLIAGLIIFLSLFALWLRLIPMFHMGNTDILNMVAMDDPLYNLRQVELILANFPGYGWFEALTNYPHGTNIYWGPLFPTIIAVCCLIVGATTRPEIIGIGLLVPPLMAAVIVVLMYFIGKVFGDWKTGLLAAGFTAIVSGQFFTVSWYGYIDHHIAEVLFSTLFCLIYSYAIVSDKNTKIDLRNFVSYNKILFLSLLAGVCYLLGLFVMPTMILFALIVGIFTVIQFVVDVYRNRTSEYLLIINITVFLVAILGLLLFGLKDPGVGLSTYSIGHVYAYLGLIGGTVLLYGLAYYLKCREKIWYPAVILVGAMCFSGILYLAAPQIYNLLVSSLFAFFGQQPVTETVLEARGWSLDHAWMSFNYGLILFAGGILVMLYNNGKDEHPHQVFALVWSLVMFLSTWQHVRYEYYLAINIALMAAVCTSFVFSRYWSEIYSRITRSRKNIHPSEIKEQPKEKSPKGKHQKKDPGKPEKIPAFTYLIIIIAILTAGTGILFAYSSASYSYTNVVNNGYNMNPDWRESLEWLGNNSPETGLDYLTIYDPKTFHYPEKAYGVMSWWDYGHMITYISKRIPNANPFQQGVAGDTGAAAYFVSISEENANEMLDKLGTRYVITDIEMDMGKFPAMATWYNPSLAADPYMKTMFIPDQNDPNRLEPRLLNTLQYYLTMVSRLHNFDGSMTPATGVYYIEYADPSITNVSLPVIINGVLTNASDASQRVEQYNLKAPDGYHAIALSSSLIDPVGNVPALRHYRLIHESPTNVFNAKTPDIKYVKIFEYVKGAHIKGTGIIELDLISNTGRNFTYRQESVNGEFIVPFSTTGNPYGVKATGKYRITGSSQEFDVPESAVMLGSSI
- a CDS encoding Crp/Fnr family transcriptional regulator; translation: MNEDYLAIIITIICLTLVVTVISTPQVANHGYVVVPATDADSVGQSGADAVRITFWELPPRLMLVTVIQSISPILLVPFELFFFIQSLTFLGYRKITAGNVLGSPARSLIFEKIQANPGIYFNELSRETGLNRGSLRYHLALMRVTGKISTLAMEGDIRYFENSGRFSETEQKVLKFLRNDKERAIFVHLMDNPESTRGDLEKILGISGAAVTWHTNRLCDAGMLKVARSGKTARYLIDPDARTYLEKYLADTPEKPAFIPPG